In a genomic window of Prochlorococcus marinus subsp. marinus str. CCMP1375:
- a CDS encoding UvrD-helicase domain-containing protein, translating to MTTIPFQPNQYPLEPGMRLLEASAGTGKTYSLAHLVLRLLTEKGCPINKILVISFTKATASEIKARISSRLVLALKGLESYTPKSLASCTDQVMNEWLESKVIDESTRLQWASLLIKALENIDSADITTIHGFCSRNLKREAIDVGNNIETEALSEEDNKELILEIIHEYWREEVLSLAPSQVKGLQNAGISIDCLVNSLIKIDNNPSIELKKIHQEIKHNESLSRQFNGWIQNCWDDFVLEWGEGGMQLEEDFRLQSLSWKKMGIENIRPFSIKPRRKRAIELTAWINEQTNKNEKTSSDRSPDYFSIRSNLLIKDYFHPIKIYEIERRNKLPISSLLKPKLQTSIADLCDKPSEMVLEHALIWSHEKLIQRRNQKGVVSYADQLKALDPGKTSNFKASSEFLLERLREKYKVVLVDEFQDTDPVQWRIINQAFSKSKEHFLLMVGDPKQSIYKFRGGDLTTYLIARKKAERIDSLLTNYRSAPKLMKGLNTLLNAGLKYSKLEAPPLISASKENILFSKSGTAPIEIIDIKGVTPTPTSFNDDLPSKALVEENIPVIVTNTILDLLQNHSDELNPHDICVLVSRHEQAENIRKSLEKANLPSRLVSKGDVLDSQTAKNVQLFLECLAHPTNTSIIKLLACSSLMQWDINKINACEQNGEIDEVIIRCVDWANRLQNIGLIGCLSELLGSKNLAMLSKQGRMLGDLQQCADLVQEAIHIKGLDALGAARWLSQQRSFSRDPTPESRRPNSDIAEKAINVITIHRSKGLQYKVVICPYLWQSPPLPNGPLWCIKNSNEWLISLNTGWGGSRNILEAAINESIEESERLAYVALTRAQKKLIIIWSMASRQENNPLLNLLFGKESHEYNRQELTQETMIKWLNSTNGTIKIHTIEALEELRVWKRSGKNIPLKIGPSPKRLLDKSWGRHSYSAWLATKNGHHDFLQNPKAIEEGKDTAQDEVSSKESSLNIHTGLSIDPYEQSPLAIFPRGPLAGDCLHRILQRIDFKIPANSLETTGLIDEELKKSGIDESLNNNIQEALGRLLSIPLGSSLGNFQLNQLNTNQRISELSFDLSLSINGQPITSSDIAEIFKINPDHRFGGEYSELLQELNISSRGFLTGSIDLVFIDKDDPEDARWWVTDWKSNWIGDRYQERQIFNCSPIHYVDKAMECQMKMHHYPLQAHLYLVALHRYLSWRLDNYDPLRHLGGYAYIFIRGIPSLKENKEQYYQHGTPGLFIEEAPLDRVLALDKLLKGGT from the coding sequence ATGACCACTATTCCATTCCAACCAAATCAGTACCCCCTTGAACCAGGCATGAGGCTTTTAGAAGCCAGTGCAGGTACTGGTAAAACATATTCATTGGCTCATTTAGTTCTTCGCCTTCTGACAGAAAAAGGATGTCCTATAAATAAAATTTTAGTCATAAGCTTCACAAAGGCTACTGCATCGGAGATAAAAGCAAGAATAAGTTCTCGACTCGTATTAGCCCTAAAAGGATTAGAAAGTTATACGCCTAAATCTCTGGCAAGTTGCACTGATCAGGTAATGAATGAATGGTTAGAGTCAAAAGTAATAGATGAATCTACTAGGCTTCAATGGGCCAGTCTTTTAATTAAAGCATTAGAAAATATTGATTCTGCGGATATCACAACTATTCATGGTTTCTGTAGTAGAAACCTTAAAAGGGAAGCTATCGATGTTGGTAATAATATAGAAACTGAAGCACTTTCAGAAGAAGATAATAAAGAGCTAATCTTGGAAATAATTCATGAATATTGGAGAGAAGAGGTTCTTTCATTAGCTCCTTCGCAGGTGAAAGGACTACAAAATGCAGGAATATCAATAGATTGTTTAGTCAATAGTCTAATAAAAATCGACAATAACCCTAGTATCGAACTAAAAAAGATCCATCAGGAAATTAAACACAACGAATCCTTGTCTCGTCAATTTAATGGCTGGATTCAAAATTGTTGGGATGATTTTGTCCTTGAATGGGGAGAAGGCGGAATGCAATTAGAAGAAGATTTTAGACTTCAATCACTTTCCTGGAAAAAAATGGGGATTGAAAATATCAGGCCTTTCTCTATCAAACCTAGAAGAAAGAGAGCTATAGAACTAACCGCCTGGATTAATGAACAAACAAACAAGAATGAAAAAACAAGCTCTGATAGAAGTCCTGACTATTTCTCTATTCGAAGTAATCTTTTAATAAAAGATTACTTTCATCCAATAAAAATTTATGAAATAGAACGGCGAAACAAATTACCAATATCCTCTTTACTAAAACCAAAACTACAAACTTCAATAGCAGACTTATGTGATAAGCCTTCTGAAATGGTTTTAGAACATGCCCTTATTTGGTCACACGAAAAGTTAATTCAGAGAAGAAATCAAAAAGGAGTAGTTAGCTATGCAGATCAACTTAAAGCATTAGATCCTGGTAAAACTTCAAACTTTAAAGCATCTTCAGAATTCCTACTTGAACGACTAAGGGAAAAATATAAAGTCGTTCTAGTTGATGAGTTTCAAGATACTGATCCTGTTCAATGGAGAATTATCAATCAAGCATTTAGTAAAAGCAAAGAACATTTTCTTTTAATGGTAGGAGATCCAAAGCAATCTATTTATAAGTTTCGAGGGGGTGACTTAACTACATACTTGATAGCAAGAAAAAAAGCAGAACGAATCGACTCATTGTTGACAAACTATCGATCAGCTCCCAAGCTCATGAAAGGCCTTAATACTCTATTAAATGCCGGCTTGAAATATTCAAAGCTTGAGGCTCCCCCATTAATTTCTGCATCAAAGGAAAATATACTTTTTTCAAAATCAGGCACAGCTCCTATTGAAATTATAGATATTAAAGGCGTCACGCCTACGCCAACCTCATTTAATGATGATTTGCCATCGAAAGCATTGGTTGAAGAAAATATTCCTGTAATAGTAACTAATACAATTCTAGATCTACTCCAGAATCATAGTGATGAATTAAATCCCCATGACATTTGCGTACTAGTAAGTCGGCATGAACAAGCTGAAAATATCAGAAAATCTCTAGAAAAAGCTAATCTTCCAAGTCGACTGGTTAGCAAAGGGGATGTGCTTGATAGTCAAACAGCTAAAAATGTACAACTCTTTTTGGAATGCCTTGCCCATCCAACCAACACCAGCATTATTAAACTGTTAGCCTGCTCATCCTTAATGCAGTGGGATATAAATAAAATCAATGCCTGCGAACAAAATGGTGAAATTGATGAGGTTATTATTAGATGTGTAGATTGGGCCAATAGGCTACAAAACATAGGTCTTATAGGCTGCCTATCTGAGCTGTTAGGAAGTAAGAACCTGGCTATGCTTTCAAAACAGGGAAGGATGCTTGGGGATCTCCAACAATGTGCAGACCTTGTACAAGAGGCAATACATATCAAAGGGCTTGATGCTTTAGGAGCTGCCAGATGGCTTTCTCAACAACGTAGTTTTTCAAGAGATCCAACACCAGAAAGTCGTCGTCCTAACAGTGATATAGCAGAAAAGGCTATTAATGTAATTACAATCCACAGAAGTAAAGGGCTTCAATATAAAGTCGTTATTTGCCCATATCTTTGGCAATCTCCACCTCTCCCAAACGGTCCCTTATGGTGTATCAAAAACTCAAATGAATGGCTAATTTCACTTAACACAGGATGGGGGGGTAGTCGTAATATATTAGAAGCAGCAATCAATGAATCTATAGAGGAATCAGAACGACTTGCATATGTAGCTCTTACTCGTGCTCAAAAGAAATTAATAATCATATGGAGTATGGCTTCGAGGCAAGAAAATAATCCTTTATTAAATTTATTATTTGGGAAAGAATCACATGAATACAACCGACAAGAACTAACACAAGAAACGATGATTAAATGGCTAAACAGCACTAATGGAACTATTAAAATACATACTATAGAAGCCTTAGAAGAGCTTAGAGTCTGGAAGAGAAGTGGTAAAAATATTCCTCTTAAGATTGGGCCGAGCCCCAAGCGCTTATTGGATAAAAGCTGGGGGAGACATAGCTATTCAGCATGGCTAGCAACAAAGAATGGTCATCATGATTTCTTGCAGAACCCAAAAGCAATAGAAGAAGGGAAGGATACAGCACAAGATGAAGTTAGTAGTAAAGAATCCTCTCTTAACATTCATACAGGGCTATCAATTGATCCATACGAGCAAAGTCCCTTAGCAATCTTCCCAAGAGGACCTCTTGCTGGTGATTGTCTACATAGAATCCTTCAGAGAATCGACTTTAAGATCCCAGCTAATAGCCTCGAAACCACAGGTTTAATTGATGAAGAACTTAAGAAGAGCGGTATAGATGAAAGCTTGAACAACAATATACAAGAAGCTTTGGGAAGACTTCTAAGTATTCCTTTGGGTAGTTCGCTAGGGAACTTTCAATTAAATCAACTCAATACAAACCAACGAATAAGCGAACTTAGTTTTGACTTGTCGTTATCAATAAATGGTCAACCCATTACTTCTAGTGATATAGCTGAAATCTTTAAAATTAACCCTGATCATCGTTTTGGGGGAGAGTATTCAGAATTGCTTCAAGAGCTTAATATCTCAAGCAGAGGTTTTCTAACAGGATCTATAGACCTTGTTTTTATTGATAAAGATGATCCCGAAGATGCACGATGGTGGGTAACTGATTGGAAAAGCAATTGGATTGGAGACCGTTATCAAGAAAGGCAAATCTTTAATTGCAGCCCAATTCACTATGTCGACAAGGCAATGGAGTGTCAAATGAAAATGCATCATTATCCTCTTCAGGCTCATTTGTACTTAGTTGCTTTACATAGATATCTAAGCTGGAGATTGGATAACTACGATCCCTTGAGACATTTAGGAGGTTATGCCTACATTTTTATTAGAGGTATTCCAAGTCTTAAAGAAAATAAAGAACAATATTATCAACATGGAACGCCAGGTTTATTTATTGAAGAAGCACCACTAGATCGTGTACTTGCGTTAGATAAACTACTTAAAGGAGGGACTTGA
- the psbP gene encoding photosystem II reaction center PsbP: MKTFFKSSASLLLLIVLSISLVSCSSGITAGLEAFQSNDGRYGFFYPTGWTRITLKGGPEVVFHDLINSDETLSLVISDISADVELENMGSPSEVGEKLMNNLLAPNGGEREAELLDAKSRVADNHTFYDIEYLIHLPDKDRHELATVVVDRGSLYTFAAGTNDSRWNTVGDLFERVISSFVFLI, encoded by the coding sequence ATGAAAACCTTCTTTAAATCTTCCGCAAGCCTTTTGTTGTTAATAGTACTTTCTATTTCGCTAGTTTCTTGTAGCTCAGGGATTACGGCCGGTTTAGAAGCATTTCAAAGTAATGATGGACGTTATGGTTTCTTTTATCCAACTGGATGGACACGCATCACTTTAAAAGGAGGACCTGAAGTTGTTTTTCATGACCTTATTAACAGTGATGAAACTTTGAGTTTGGTTATTTCTGATATTTCAGCGGATGTTGAACTTGAAAATATGGGCAGTCCTTCTGAAGTTGGTGAAAAGCTGATGAATAATCTGTTGGCTCCTAATGGTGGGGAAAGAGAGGCAGAGTTATTAGATGCTAAATCGAGAGTTGCTGACAATCACACTTTTTATGATATTGAATATTTGATTCATCTCCCTGATAAAGATCGTCATGAACTAGCAACAGTTGTTGTTGATAGAGGATCTTTATACACTTTTGCTGCCGGGACTAATGATTCCAGGTGGAATACTGTAGGTGATTTATTTGAAAGAGTTATAAGTTCATTTGTTTTTCTAATTTAG
- the recR gene encoding recombination mediator RecR, whose amino-acid sequence MSSFTRPLAHLIDQFEQLPGIGPRTAQRLALHLLRQPEEKIKAFSNALLNARTKVGQCKKCFHLTAEIECEICLNPKRDKSLLCVVADSRDLIALERTREYKGLYHVLGGLISPMDGIGPELLNISALVQRVSNESTAEVILALTPSVEGDTTSLYIARLLKVFVKVTRIAYGLPVGSELEYADEVTLTRAIEGRREVE is encoded by the coding sequence CTGAGCAGCTTTACACGCCCACTCGCTCACCTAATAGACCAATTTGAACAACTGCCTGGAATTGGTCCTAGGACAGCACAAAGACTTGCATTGCATTTACTTCGACAACCTGAAGAAAAAATCAAAGCTTTTTCTAATGCTCTCCTAAATGCAAGAACAAAGGTCGGGCAATGTAAAAAATGTTTTCATCTCACTGCTGAAATAGAATGCGAAATATGTCTTAATCCAAAAAGGGACAAATCATTGCTTTGTGTTGTTGCTGATTCAAGAGACTTAATAGCCTTAGAAAGGACACGAGAATACAAAGGTCTCTATCATGTTCTTGGTGGACTTATCTCACCAATGGATGGAATTGGACCAGAGTTGCTTAACATTTCTGCATTAGTTCAAAGAGTTTCAAATGAAAGTACTGCCGAAGTAATACTTGCACTAACTCCAAGCGTTGAGGGTGACACTACAAGCCTTTATATTGCAAGACTTTTAAAAGTTTTTGTTAAGGTCACAAGAATTGCTTATGGTCTACCAGTTGGAAGTGAGCTGGAATATGCTGATGAAGTGACCTTAACAAGGGCTATTGAAGGTCGACGTGAAGTCGAATAG
- a CDS encoding ABC transporter ATP-binding protein encodes MTFLKKNKSNPLIRLAKNQSEQSFLIISATFCSILNKLFDLAPPVLIGLSIDVVVREKSSWLASYGFESVPTQLLILATASFLIWTAESFFEYLYGLLWRNLAQSTQHNLRIQAYNHLQKLELSFFESDSTGRLLAILNDDINQLERFLDQGANQLLQLFVTVILVGGAMAFLAPGVAIFAFIPIPIILWGSIRFQKRLAPKYKDVREKAGDIAARLSNNLGGMLTIKSFATESWELDRLRLNSHSYQRSNRNAIRLSAAFIPLIRFAILFAFLAILIVGGLQAWEGELEIGIYSFLVFITQRLLWPLTTLGHVLDEYQRSMASTNRVLDLIDKPIEISGGSLRLEPKNVIGNIEFKNVYFNYKNRNNLLTNFNLNISAGTTVGIVGSTGSGKSSLVKLILRLYPIKSGEIKLDGIGIDKYNLLDLRRSIALVSQEVYLFHGTIEENISYGNNSASQKQIHEAAILSEAADFIEKLPEGYQTLVGERGQKLSGGQCQRIALARAILKDAPILILDEATASVDNETEAAIQRSLSKVTSNRTTIVIAHRLSTIKNADKIVVLQEGSISEVGTHEFLIKNQGVYFDLWKVQAGAN; translated from the coding sequence ATGACATTTCTGAAAAAGAATAAAAGCAACCCCCTAATCAGACTGGCCAAAAACCAGTCCGAACAAAGTTTCCTAATAATATCAGCAACATTTTGTTCAATATTAAATAAACTTTTTGATCTTGCTCCACCTGTTCTAATCGGTTTGTCTATTGATGTAGTCGTAAGAGAAAAAAGCTCATGGCTTGCTAGTTATGGCTTTGAGTCAGTACCAACTCAACTTTTAATACTTGCAACTGCATCATTCCTTATATGGACTGCAGAATCTTTTTTCGAATACTTATATGGCTTACTTTGGAGAAACCTTGCGCAAAGTACTCAGCATAATTTAAGAATACAAGCATACAACCATCTGCAAAAACTAGAACTATCATTTTTTGAAAGTGATAGCACTGGCAGGTTGCTTGCAATACTAAATGATGACATAAATCAATTAGAAAGATTTTTAGATCAAGGGGCCAATCAGCTACTTCAATTATTTGTTACTGTAATTCTTGTTGGTGGTGCAATGGCATTCTTAGCTCCAGGAGTAGCAATATTTGCATTTATACCTATTCCAATTATTCTTTGGGGATCTATCAGATTTCAAAAAAGGCTAGCTCCTAAATACAAAGATGTTCGAGAAAAAGCAGGAGATATAGCAGCACGGTTAAGCAATAATCTTGGGGGGATGCTTACAATAAAAAGCTTTGCAACCGAATCATGGGAACTAGATCGACTGAGATTAAATAGCCACTCTTATCAAAGGAGTAATAGAAATGCAATAAGACTTTCAGCAGCCTTTATTCCTTTAATACGTTTTGCAATTTTATTTGCTTTTCTTGCAATTCTTATAGTTGGTGGCCTTCAGGCTTGGGAAGGTGAATTAGAGATTGGGATATACAGTTTTCTTGTATTTATAACTCAAAGACTATTATGGCCTCTAACTACACTTGGGCACGTCTTAGACGAATATCAAAGGTCCATGGCATCAACAAATAGAGTCCTAGATTTAATTGACAAACCAATCGAGATTTCGGGTGGTTCTTTGAGACTTGAGCCTAAAAATGTAATAGGGAATATAGAGTTTAAAAATGTTTATTTTAATTATAAAAATAGAAATAACCTTCTCACTAATTTCAATCTGAATATTTCAGCTGGTACTACAGTCGGGATTGTTGGTTCAACAGGTTCCGGCAAAAGTAGTTTGGTTAAATTAATTCTTAGGCTTTATCCAATTAAATCAGGGGAAATAAAACTTGATGGAATAGGTATAGATAAATATAATCTACTAGATCTACGTAGATCTATAGCTCTTGTAAGTCAAGAGGTATATCTTTTCCATGGAACAATTGAAGAAAATATCTCATATGGGAACAACAGTGCATCGCAAAAGCAAATACATGAAGCAGCAATATTGTCTGAAGCTGCAGATTTTATTGAAAAACTTCCCGAAGGCTATCAAACTCTTGTTGGTGAACGTGGCCAAAAGCTATCAGGTGGTCAATGCCAACGCATAGCTTTAGCAAGAGCAATTCTTAAAGATGCACCAATACTAATTCTTGATGAAGCCACAGCGTCTGTTGACAATGAAACGGAAGCTGCTATTCAAAGGTCTTTATCCAAAGTAACCTCTAATAGAACAACAATAGTTATTGCTCATAGACTTAGCACCATTAAAAATGCTGATAAGATTGTTGTCCTACAAGAAGGTTCTATCTCGGAAGTAGGCACTCATGAGTTTTTAATTAAAAACCAAGGGGTATATTTTGACCTTTGGAAAGTTCAAGCAGGAGCAAATTAA
- a CDS encoding DEAD/DEAH box helicase: MAKTKSNEDISTSNVSSNSDPSISIESETEEHISITEVDASQLENVEKASNGFEGFGFSEALLKTLKNKGYEEPTPIQKASIPELMLGRDLLGQAQTGTGKTAAFALPLLERINSKERNPQVLVLTPTRELAMQVAESFKAYSEGHANINILAVYGGSDFRSQIYSLKRGVEIIVGTPGRVMDHIRQGTLNQDSLQCLVLDEADEMLRMGFIDDIEWILEQLPNERQMVLFSATMPPEIRKLSKRYLRDPAEITIKAKKKEAQLIRQHYITVQNSYKLEVLRRVLELNYGEGVIIFARTKAITLKLAESLEASNHNVAVLNGDVPQNLRERTVERLRQGGINILVATDVAARGLDVERIGLVINYDMPFDSEAYVHRIGRTGRAGRSGEAILFISPRERSYLNNLERAVGQSIERMEIPNNESINNHRIQKIKRDLLTTASQKRKDQEETNLIKEVINEIESELEITPKEIALAAINLSIGESPLLINTDESWINQAERFRKSNDRRDNRGRSRRRNDLDIGTTEKDKERFRVDVGHRDRVKPGNIVGAIANESGLNGRMIGRIQIFESYSLVDLPKGMPTKIFQSLKRVKVMNKELNINRYT; this comes from the coding sequence ATGGCAAAAACGAAGTCCAACGAAGACATAAGTACTTCTAATGTTTCTTCAAATTCAGATCCATCTATCTCTATTGAAAGTGAAACTGAAGAACATATTTCCATAACAGAAGTTGATGCTTCTCAGCTTGAAAATGTAGAGAAGGCAAGTAATGGTTTCGAAGGTTTCGGTTTTAGTGAAGCCTTACTAAAAACCCTTAAGAACAAAGGGTATGAAGAGCCTACACCAATTCAAAAAGCTTCTATCCCAGAATTAATGCTGGGGAGAGATCTGCTTGGACAAGCTCAAACTGGTACAGGTAAAACAGCAGCATTTGCTCTACCTTTACTTGAAAGAATAAATAGCAAAGAGCGTAACCCACAAGTACTTGTCTTAACACCTACTCGTGAACTTGCAATGCAAGTTGCAGAGTCCTTTAAAGCATACTCAGAAGGTCATGCAAATATAAATATTTTAGCTGTATATGGAGGATCTGATTTTCGATCACAAATATATTCCTTAAAAAGAGGTGTTGAAATCATAGTTGGAACTCCAGGACGAGTAATGGACCATATACGCCAAGGGACATTAAATCAAGATTCTCTCCAGTGCCTAGTCCTGGATGAAGCTGATGAGATGTTGCGTATGGGCTTTATAGATGATATCGAATGGATACTTGAGCAATTACCGAATGAGCGTCAAATGGTCCTCTTCTCTGCCACAATGCCTCCGGAGATAAGAAAACTTTCAAAAAGATACCTTAGAGATCCCGCTGAAATAACCATTAAGGCGAAAAAGAAAGAAGCTCAACTAATTAGACAGCATTATATAACTGTTCAGAATAGCTATAAGCTAGAAGTATTGAGACGTGTTCTTGAACTTAACTATGGTGAAGGAGTTATAATATTTGCAAGAACAAAAGCTATTACACTAAAGCTGGCAGAAAGCCTGGAAGCATCAAACCACAATGTGGCTGTGCTAAATGGAGATGTTCCTCAAAATCTAAGAGAGAGAACTGTCGAAAGATTACGCCAAGGCGGCATAAATATTCTTGTTGCAACTGACGTTGCCGCTAGGGGATTAGATGTAGAGCGCATAGGACTAGTGATTAATTACGATATGCCCTTTGATTCTGAAGCATATGTTCATCGGATAGGTAGAACTGGTAGAGCTGGGCGCAGCGGTGAAGCAATCCTTTTTATCAGTCCAAGAGAAAGGTCCTACCTAAACAATCTAGAAAGAGCTGTTGGACAAAGTATTGAGCGGATGGAAATACCTAATAATGAAAGTATAAATAACCATAGAATACAAAAAATCAAGAGAGATCTTCTAACAACCGCTTCTCAAAAGCGAAAAGATCAAGAGGAAACAAACCTGATCAAAGAAGTTATAAATGAAATAGAGAGTGAACTGGAAATCACTCCTAAAGAAATTGCTTTAGCTGCAATAAACCTGTCTATAGGTGAATCACCGTTATTAATTAATACTGATGAAAGCTGGATCAACCAAGCAGAAAGGTTTCGTAAAAGCAATGATCGACGTGATAATCGTGGAAGAAGTCGTCGTAGAAATGATTTAGATATAGGGACTACAGAAAAAGACAAAGAGCGTTTTAGAGTAGATGTTGGTCATCGAGACAGAGTAAAGCCAGGGAACATAGTTGGTGCAATAGCTAACGAATCAGGTTTAAATGGTCGAATGATCGGAAGGATACAGATTTTTGAAAGTTATAGCTTGGTCGATCTACCCAAAGGGATGCCAACTAAAATTTTTCAAAGTCTCAAAAGAGTAAAAGTTATGAATAAAGAGTTAAATATCAACCGTTATACATAA
- a CDS encoding AAA family ATPase, producing the protein MNNEPKSLENLVSALNKLLIKTTSQNDSSPHLEDLVKLLMESLSRGEIYLKIDEVEAQINLKGSGWPNKHMKVLLDSGWINKYNSPMVLQGNYLSWRRWSEEMQNVIDQLTYKSFQQRIKKDQNCETLTRQGFSALNLEQLSAVEAISNHNLILLSGGPGTGKTHTIVNMLIKALSIHPNLKIGLGAPTGKATRRLEETIQQSSLNLDEEYKIKLAKIPCLTLHRWLQAVEGKFLKGKKNKLQLDILVIDEMSMVDLSLMQAVLNALPKESQLILVGDPDQLAPVGNGAVWHKLQEESTREIFKHCAIHLSKLYRTRGEVASLAKVIRNKGLSCFFMELKNIPSSSNVNVLSSTKEVIPIQIVNKIKEHQNKLRSHTKEARVYLRSNPTGNLHSYNQKLTSRVLDCLEELIVLCPRRHGLWGIEHIHQTILGNQSDEGVSSWPEGTPVICGANQSEIHLANGDIGVVIGEDQNKKLLFRVNSLEKGITTQLIHPARVKSLEPAFATTIHKAQGSEAEHVICLWPDPINTKESANNELIRNENYERRLIYTAITRARTKLDLVIS; encoded by the coding sequence ATGAATAATGAACCTAAATCTCTTGAAAACCTTGTAAGTGCTTTAAATAAGCTCCTAATAAAAACAACTTCTCAAAACGATTCATCACCTCATCTAGAAGATCTGGTTAAATTGCTTATGGAATCCTTATCAAGAGGTGAAATATATTTAAAGATAGACGAAGTTGAAGCACAGATAAATCTAAAAGGGAGTGGATGGCCTAATAAACATATGAAAGTGCTTTTGGATAGTGGGTGGATAAATAAATATAATTCTCCAATGGTTCTTCAAGGCAATTATCTCAGTTGGAGACGTTGGAGTGAGGAAATGCAAAATGTTATTGATCAATTAACTTATAAGTCATTTCAACAAAGGATTAAAAAAGATCAAAATTGTGAGACCCTCACTAGACAAGGATTCTCAGCCCTTAACTTAGAACAATTGTCTGCAGTTGAAGCAATTTCTAACCACAATCTGATTCTATTAAGTGGCGGACCTGGTACAGGTAAAACGCATACAATTGTCAATATGCTAATTAAAGCATTATCAATCCATCCAAATCTAAAGATCGGCCTTGGTGCTCCTACAGGGAAAGCTACTAGACGACTAGAAGAAACAATCCAACAATCAAGCCTGAACTTGGATGAAGAATACAAAATTAAATTAGCAAAAATTCCCTGTTTAACTCTTCATCGTTGGCTACAAGCTGTTGAAGGTAAGTTTCTCAAAGGTAAAAAAAACAAACTACAACTTGACATTCTTGTAATAGATGAAATGTCTATGGTTGACCTTTCATTAATGCAAGCTGTTCTAAATGCACTGCCAAAAGAAAGTCAATTAATATTAGTGGGTGACCCAGACCAACTAGCACCAGTGGGGAATGGTGCTGTTTGGCATAAATTACAAGAAGAAAGCACCCGCGAAATATTTAAACACTGTGCAATTCATCTAAGCAAGCTATATCGAACGAGAGGAGAAGTTGCTTCATTAGCAAAAGTAATTCGAAACAAAGGACTAAGTTGCTTCTTTATGGAGCTTAAAAACATTCCTTCTTCATCAAATGTAAACGTACTTTCATCAACTAAAGAAGTAATCCCTATTCAAATTGTAAACAAAATAAAGGAGCACCAAAATAAATTAAGGTCACATACCAAAGAAGCAAGAGTCTATTTACGATCTAATCCAACAGGAAACCTACATTCTTATAACCAAAAGTTAACAAGTAGAGTTCTAGATTGCCTTGAAGAGTTAATTGTTTTATGTCCTAGAAGACATGGCTTATGGGGTATTGAACATATACATCAAACCATATTAGGGAATCAATCAGATGAAGGTGTCTCAAGTTGGCCTGAAGGGACTCCTGTCATATGTGGTGCAAATCAATCTGAAATACATCTAGCAAATGGTGATATTGGGGTAGTAATAGGTGAAGATCAAAACAAAAAACTATTGTTTAGAGTCAATTCACTAGAAAAAGGAATCACTACTCAACTAATTCATCCAGCAAGAGTAAAAAGTCTTGAACCTGCATTTGCTACAACAATCCATAAAGCTCAAGGGAGTGAAGCAGAACATGTTATTTGTCTTTGGCCTGATCCAATTAATACAAAAGAATCAGCAAATAATGAATTGATAAGAAATGAAAATTACGAAAGAAGATTAATCTACACAGCAATAACAAGAGCAAGAACTAAATTAGATCTAGTCATCTCTTAA